The following are encoded in a window of Chionomys nivalis chromosome X, mChiNiv1.1, whole genome shotgun sequence genomic DNA:
- the LOC130867827 gene encoding huntingtin-interacting protein M produces MSGKNEENSCSDNKMEDPSPRPDVEVPVNYVYRLLQEEQYTPCLGSTTSDFLLAMLDYLTDYILEVVGSEANINSQQDIPQDGERQGNNEHEPSHAFKNAPFSLFDEMPGPRRNG; encoded by the coding sequence ATGTCAGGGAAGAACGAAGAAAATTCTTGCAGTGACAACAAGATGGAAGATCCTTCTCCTAGGCCCGATGTAGAGGTTCCTGTGAACTACGTGTACCGCCTACTGCAGGAAGAGCAATATACTCCCTGCCTAGGTTCCACCACTTCAGATTTCCTCCTCGCCATGCTTGATTACCTTACCGACTATATCCTGGAGGTGGTGGGCTCCGAAGCCAACATCAACAGCCAGCAAGATATCCCACAAGATGGAGAGAGGCAAGGAAACAACGAACACGAACCATCTCATGCCTTCAAGAACGCGCCTTTCTCTCTGTTTGATGAGATGCCTGGACCCAGAAGGAATGGCTGA